In the Carassius auratus strain Wakin unplaced genomic scaffold, ASM336829v1 scaf_tig00216347, whole genome shotgun sequence genome, one interval contains:
- the LOC113097663 gene encoding NLR family CARD domain-containing protein 3-like, whose translation SGSHVSSSVSVKSDRSKDKGPVFSEETTSQTKRLQYETLDPDLQSHRNRKNFTDSLLQIFQDLERKIFIFLKKELEKFKKILQKEDLQNFVKDFNENRCSMKEAALDLTLYFLREMKQDEAADTLENELFFIHQLKCSLKKKYQCVFEGIAKQGDATLLKNIYTDHYITQGCSEQVNTEHEVRQIEVASRRHESQEIQIECKHLFETPEQDKQIRTVLTKGVAGIGKSVSVQKFVLDWAEGKENQDISFTFTLPFREMNLKEKEKLSLMDLITQFFPETKGLNLTRRNQFKVLFILDGLDECRLPVDFKDNETWSDVSSPVSLDVLLTNLIKGNLLPSALIWITSRPAAASKIPPDCIDRLTEIRGFNDAQKEEYFRKRVTDENQAKEIIDHVKQSKSLFIMCHIPVFCWISATVLQNISEEKRNNVVKNNQTDDASRTLQESNTEDTPKTLTQMYTHFLRFQIQQSRRKYDGEHTPDVSWDKDAIFSLGKLAFDQLERNNVIFYKRDLEACGIDVYKASVYSGMCTQIFKEETGILLGTMYCFVHLSIQEFIAALYAHLFLDLNKKCVFDQGSTERVNKSETMIDLLKTAVDKSLESDNGHLDLFLRFLLGLSLQSNQRLLQGLLTHVADNEQSKKEIVQYIKQKCESNLSPERSINLFYCLNELNDQTLVKDIQTHLSKFSEQNIERSVKPRSCDVRAPERHRRVRDPIADVFIMG comes from the exons tcaggctcacatgtgtccagctctgtgtctgtgaagagtgaccggtcAAAGGATAAAGGACCAGTCTtcagtgaagaaacaacatcACAAACCAAACG GCTTCAGTATGAAACATTAGATCCAGATTTACAGTCTCACAGAAACCGCAAGAATTTTACAGACAGTCTCCTGCAGATCTTCcag gatcttgagagaaaaatattcatatttctaaagaaagaactggaaaagtttaagaaaatattacaaaaagaggacTTGCAGAactttgtgaaggactttaatgagaacagatgcagtatgaaagaagcagctcttgatctcacgctctacttcctgagagagatgaagcaagatgaagctgctgatactcTAGAAA atgaactgttcttcattcatcagctaaagtgtagcctaaagaagaaatatcaatgtgtgtttgaaggaattgcaaagcaaggtgatgctacacttctgaagaacatctacacagatcactatatcactcagggttgtagtgaacaggtcaatactgaacatgaggtgagacagattgaagttgcttccagacgtcatgaatcacaggagatacagattgagtgcaaacatttatttgaaacacctgaacaagacaagcagatcagaactgtactgacaaaaggagttgctggcattggaaaatcagtctctgtgcagaagtttgttctggattgggccgaaggaaaagaaaatcaagatatcagcttcaCATTTActcttccatttagagagatgaacttaaaggagaaagaaaaactaagtttgatggaccttataactcagtttttcccagagacaaaaggactgaacctcacaagaagaaatcaattcaaagtcttgttcattcttgatggattggatgaatgtcgacttcctgtagactttaaggataatgagacgtggtctgatgtttcatcacctgtctctctggatgttctcctgacgaacctcatcaagggaaatctgcttccttctgctctcatctggatcaccagcagaccagcagctgccagtaagattcctcctgactgtatagaccggctgacagagatacgaggatttaatgatgcacaaaaggaggagtacttcagaaaaagagtcacggatgagaatcaggccaaagaaatcattgatcatgttaaacaatcaaagagtctctttatcatgtgccacatcccagtcttctgctggatttcagccactgttctccagaacatttcagaggagaaaagaaataatgttgtgaaaaacaatcagaCTGATGATGCCTCCAGAACACTGcaggagtcaaatactgaagacactcctaagactctgacacaaatgtacacacacttcctcagatttcagatccagcagagcagacgaaagtatgatggagaacatacaccagatgtttcctgggataaagatgccatcttttcactggggaaactggcatttgatcagctggaaagaaacaatgtaATCTTCTATAAGAGAGATCTGGAGGCCTGTGGTATTGacgtctataaggcatcagtgtactcaggcatgtgtacccagatctttaaggaggaaacagggatccttcttggtaccatgtactgcttcgttcacttgagcattcaagagtttattgcagccctttatgcacatctgtttctagaccTCAACAAGAAATGTGTGTTTGATCAAGGCTCTACAGAACGGGTAAATAAAAGTGaaaccatgattgatttgctcaagactgcagtggacaagtcactagagagtgataatggacacctggatctttttcttcgcttcctccttggtttgtcactccagtccaatcagagactcttacagggtctGTTGACACATGTAGCAGACAATGAGCAGAGCAAAAAGGAAATcgttcagtacatcaagcagaaatgtgagtctaatctgtctccagagagatccatcaatctgttctactgtctgaatgaactgaacgaccaaactctggtgaaagacattcagacccaccttagcaa ATTTTCGGAGCAGAATATTGAGAGGAGTGTCAAACCACGCAGTTGTGACGTTCgtgcaccagagagacacaggagagtgagagatccaattgcagatgtCTTTATTATGGGATAA